Proteins found in one Anabas testudineus chromosome 1, fAnaTes1.2, whole genome shotgun sequence genomic segment:
- the vps37c gene encoding vacuolar protein sorting-associated protein 37C, which translates to MEKLQDLSQSELQELLDNPERVEAMALESDEIQNIQLEREMALASNRSLAEQNLDVKPRLESQKELLVERYSQLEVVRETYRKHCSLRDGMVGQVSPEALLSRLQTEGSKTETESETLADEFLEGSLPLDSFLDRFLSLRSLAHTRRVKIEKLQEILRQRSEGNPTAMTSSAGNSQDPSTTPSPWSQPTTTVTTTNQQQPNSAPQSSSYQNSSQPATSSAGGPPGLPYSPYPVSPPNHPPVAAAAAACSVPANPQLQFPPYPSPRSSFTPAGSFSTSRPAFEPPASVTCPYPTQPTFPSQYPGSAFGQYTPSIPQSGPAPYPASYSYGGYSYPAGPAYTNSQSPTGRPICRP; encoded by the exons ATGGAGAAGCTCCAGGACCTGAGCCAATCAGAGCTTCAGGAGCTCCTGGACAACCCTGAGAGGGTGGAGGCTATGGCTCTGGAGTCTGACGAG aTCCAGAACAtccagctggagagagagatggcTCTGGCTTCAAATCGCAGCCTGGCTGAGCAAAACCTGGATGTGAAGCCTCGTCTGGAGTCACAGAAGGAGCTACTTGTGGAAAGATATTCTCAGCTGGAGGTTGTCAGGGAAACCTACAGAAAACACTGCTCTCTGAGAG ATGGGATGGTGGGGCAAGTGTCTCCAGAGGCATTGCTCTCCAGACTACAGACAGAGGGCAGCAAAACGGAGACAGAATCAGAG acTCTAGCTGATGAGTTTCTGGAGGGCTCGCTGCCGCTCGACTCTTTCCTTGACCGCTTCCTCTCCCTTCGCTCCCTTGCTCACACGAGACGGGTGAAGATAGAGAAACTCCAGGAGATCTTAAGACAGAGGAGCGAGGGCAATCCCACCGCCATGACATCCTCAGCAGGCAACAGCCAGGACCCCTCCACCACACCCTCACCATGGAGTcaaccaacaacaacagtaacaacaacaaatcagcaGCAGCCGAACTCCGCACCTCAGTCCTCCAGTTACCAAAACTCCTCTCAGCCGGCCACCTCATCTGCAGGGGGTCCCCCTGGCCTCCCCTACAGCCCCTACCCGGTCTCCCCCCCCAACCATCCccctgtagcagcagcagcagcagcatgctcTGTCCCGGCTAACCCGCAGTTACAGTTCCCTCCGTACCCAAGCCCCCGCTCATCTTTTACCCCAGCAGGGAGCTTCTCCACCTCCAGGCCAGCATTTGAGCCTCCAGCTTCAGTCACCTGCCCTTACCCGACCCAGCCCACCTTCCCTTCCCAATACCCAGGCTCAGCATTTGGCCAGTACACCCCTAGCATCCCACAGAGCGGCCCTGCACCCTACCCGGCCTCCTACAGCTATGGTGGCTACAGCTACCCAGCCGGGCCTGCCTATACCAATTCTCAGTCACCAACGGGGAGACCCATCTGCAGACCGTGA